In bacterium, the genomic window GGAGCTGGTGATTTTTTTGCATACCATCGATCGCGAGCCTATCAGACCCGGCGGAACGAGGGCCTGCGATCGGGGCGCTTCAACTGGGTGCGGAAACGCAATGTGCAGCTCCTCGGCGTGCCTTTAGAGAAAAAGGGGCCTCACTTTCGCGAGACCCCTTTTCATATTCGCCGAGCTTCTTAGTAGCGGCCGCGGCCTCCGCCGCCACCGCCGCCACCGCCACCGCCTCGCTCTTTCTGCTGCGCTTCATTGACGCGCAGAGCACGACCCTGGTGGTCCTGGCCATCGAGCTCACTGATCGCCTTTTCGGCGTCAGCCTGAGCCATCTCGACAAACCCGAAACCCCGGGAACGTCCGGTTTCGCGGTCCGTCACGACCGCAGCGGACTGCACTTCGCCGTACGCGCCAAACAGGTCGCGCAGGTCGGCTTCAGTTGCACTCCAGGATAGATTTCCAACGTAGATCTTCTTCACGAATCCGTACTCCAGACCCGGTCTGGCCGGGTCAAAACGCGCAAGCACCCGAAAGCACTTGCAAATGATTGACGACGAGCACTGTGCTCTCGTCGATCGCTTCGAACTGTTCTTGAACCGACCGCGAACTGAGATTGACTCGGAAGGAAATCGGGCAGGAGCATTCCCAAGCAAGGCAGAAGCTTATCCTAGGCCCCTGAGGGCTGCCACTGGGGTTTTCCCGCACCCCGGGCGGCCCGAGCCGGCCATCGATTCGGCGCTCCAAATGGTTGATTTCGCAATGATTTCACCGATACGGAGCGGCCAGAACCTGAAACTCGCTCAGCTCGCGAGTTGCAGATAGAGAACCTGACCGACCGTCCAGGCCTCCAGATTGTTCCATTCGTTCAAGAGTCGGCAGCGCGTGACCTGGGCGCTTCCGGGCGATCCCATGTCGAAACGAAGCCGACGAGGGCGCGTGTTGAGCTTTTCGATGATATTCGGCCAATCTCGTCTCCGAGCCACTTGAATTCTCCTTTTCCGATGTTTGTTGGCCCGATGCTCCGCGTGCGCCGTTCCTGCGCTCTTCGCTGGGCCATTTTGCCTAACAAGAGCAGGCGACCGCTTTCGCGAACCGCATCATAGCACGGGATTGAAATCACGCACCCCGTTCATGTTAGGCCGTGTGGCAACCTGTCTCACGGTCAGGTGCAACAATTTGCAGCATCTGGCCGTGAAAAATCCTTCAATCTTCTGAATATTCCCCTGGCCAGTCCGGACACTGATGAATCGAGGTCTTCGGCTATTCGACTTCCAGCCAGGAGCGGGTTCGAAAACGGATTGCTTTCCAATCCTGGTCTGAGTTCTCGATGCAGATCCGCGGAAGAGTAGAGATCTCCACGAGTTTGTCGCAAAAGGACCCGTATTCAGTCCAGAAAGAGATGAAGCCACCCAGCCCCGAAAGCCCCCGCTCCCGCGCATACGGGGTCGCGGTCGTGTAGTCGGCGACCTTTCTCGTCCAATCCGGTCCCCTCCTGGCCATCGTCTCTTCGCGTAGAAAGGAGCCGGGATCCGCCTGGAACAAATAGATCAGGCGAGGACTCAGAGGTGCAATAGTTTGTTCGAATTCAGCGTAGTAGGCGCTAATCCGGTCCAGGGAGAGGCCGTTTGCGAACATGAAGCGAACGGTCGTTTGAAAAGCACATCCTTCAAGAATAACAATGCGCTCGCTCCTGGCGCACTCGGCCGCGAAGCTGCGCCAGCGTTCCAGACAGAGTTCCGGGAAATCACTTCGGACTTGTTCGCGCCGCACCTCGCGCGGAAACACGGGATGATCGGGATGCTCTTCCAGGAACCACTCGGCAGTGATCCCGCTTCGTTGCGGGATTTCTTGCGCATATCCTGCGAGCGATGTCTTACCGGAACCGGGCAAGCCTTCGATCAGGATCATCTTGCAAGCCTTGTCCACGATGTTCGAAGATGCATCGGGTGAGCGCTTTCGTCCAGCAGCCGGTTGCGCCATCCACTCTCGAAACCACTCAGATCCGTTTCTCCAGGAGGCGATCGAGGGCTGTAGCTGGACGACGAAAACCCGGGTCGCCGAGATTTTCTCGTCCCGGATCAATGAGGATACACTGACGGCATGGACGATCTGCTCATTCGCCTGATGGAACCAATCGAATCGGCGGGGGTGATCAACGTCTGGCGGCGTTCGCGCTGGGATGCACTGCGCTGGCTCGAAGAACGCATGAACCACTCGCCCGAGGACGACGCTGCATTCTTCGAACACACGGTCGCACGCGAGAATCAGGTCTGGATTGCGGACTGTGGCGGTTTGATCGTGGGAATGATGGCCCTGTCGGATTCGGTCATCTCACATTTGTTCATCGATCCCGACTGGCAGGGACGCGGTGTCGGTAGCGCCTTGCTGGATCGAGCCAAGGAATTGTTCCCATACGGCCTGAGTCTGTTCACGCATCAGAGAAACACCCGCGCGCAGGACTTCTACGAGAGGCACGGATTCGTGGTGACGCGACGCGGAATCAGCCCACCCCCCGAAAGCGAACCCGATCTTCTTTACGAATACCGCCCCGCTCACGCGGAACCTGGCGACGATCGAGGCTAGAGTTCCGGTCGAAAGCTAGCGGCCTTCGCCCTGCGGCGTCTCGTGGTCGAAGTGACCGAAGCGCAAGAAACGAATCGCCTGCGCAGCTACCGACGGAGCCTGCATGATGAACGTATGGGAGTGCCGCACGAGCAGAAAATCGGCCATCCCCGCGACGCGCATTCGCGCGACAGCAACGGTTCCATCGTCGTCACCGGGAATCAACACCGAACCGATCGGGTTCAGACTGGCGGTGCCCGCGATCACACCGAGCGGAAAATCGACGGGCGGAAGGCGGTTCGGCAGGCTATTCGGATCGGTGCCGAGATCCGAACCGGTCTCACCGACCATCCAGCGAAAGATCCTACCGTCGAACTTGTCGACCAGCTCGCTGCCCTGATTGGGTGGCGACAGCATGACGACCCTTCCCAGATTCTTCGGCCGATTCGTCGCCAGGTATGCGCGTACGACGATGCCGCCTAGAGAGTGCGTGACGAAATGAAGACGAGCGCTCTCGCGACAACAGCTGTCGATTTCGCGATCCACCAATTCGACGATTTCTTCGGGACCCAGGCGGGTAGAGGGATAGCGCAGATTCTCGACATCGAAGCCTTCCGTCGTGAGTCGGTTTTCCATCGCGCGCATGGCTCTGTCACTGCGTCCAAGCCCGTGCAGGAGCATCACGGTTTCAGAAGTGGGAGCGACACCCTTCGCTTCCGGACCCGCATCGACGCTCGAGGGACCTGGCCCGAGGACCGCGAACACCAACAGACACGCCCAGATGCGAAGCGACTTCATTCGCTTCAGTTTACCGCTTCCGGGTCTGCCGTGTCGATGGAATTTCTGGTTCCAGCAACACGGGAGAATCCGACAGCGCCTATTGCTGAAGGCGGGAGAGCACGGTTCCGAACGGATCGATGTTCTCGTAGCACACCCAAGTTCGCATACGGATTCGGAAGAAGTTCAAGCAATGCTGCGGCTATTCACTGAACCTGAAGAACCCGCAGAGCTACTGTGAGAAAATTCAATGGCTCAAGCTGAACCACAATGAACATGATGTGAATGTCATCGACCGTATTGACAAATACACCGTCCGGAAGTACGTCGAGAAGCAGGGGCTGGGTTAACACTTGGTGCCGCTGTATGGGGTCTACCAGGACCAATTGCGCAGGTCTAAGAATAGGGAAAAGAAGCCCCGTTTTCCGCCGGGTATGGATGTTATGTCAAACCGAGAATGAGGCCCGACTCGGCCCCGATCCGTGCAATTGCGAACCGAGATTTCGATGGACGCAGTTGCCGGGTATTCAAGATCGGCCTGAATTGCGACCCAAACGAAGAAGCCCGCTTGGCTCAGTAGATCGGCTCGCTTCTGCGTGGTGATCTGGCTCGGCTCCATACAGTCCTCCTCATGGTTGCAGACTGAAAACCCCATCGTTGGTCGAATACTCACTTGACGGGAGTGTTTTATACTCCCATAATGCACCCGTTCAACATCGTGTGGCTTCGCGAAGAAGTGCGGGGCCCTCGACGGATCGTCGGGGAACCACAGTGAGAACTAGTCAATGGGGGGACTACGAATGGCAAGCACTAGGCACAACGTAGTGGGAGGACACATGCCAGTACCCAGATGCTGGGCGGGGCGGGTTCTCCTCGGGAGGAAACCCATTGGAACGCAATCGATCGGAACGGGACGACCGACGCAAACCCGAGCTTCATCTCGGCACCATTGACGAGATTGATCCACCAGAAGAGCGAGTCGTAGCGATTCGAACTTCGGAGCCTAGACCGACGGTAAGGCGGTTGGTTCTCTTCAGCTTCGTGGCAAATGCTGTCAGAAAGGCATGGGAGGAAATATGGGACGTTCTGCAGCGATAGCCGGACCGCCAGAAAGAGTGCGTGTCCAGATCGAGATGAGTTCCAGAGCACTGGATCAGTTGGACGAGCTTGTTCTCAGCACCGACGCAAGTTCACGGGCTGAGGTACTCCGAAATGCACTGAAGGTGTATGGCTGGCTCGTTGACCAGAGGCAGGAGTACGAGATCTCCCTTCTCAAGAAGAAGGACGACCAGGAGTTCGAGGTCGCCCTTCTCGAGGTCGGCCTCTAGTAAACCGCCCCGGCCCGATGAGGCTCATCAGTCACCTGGTGAACCGACCGAGCTCCGGGTCTACACTGCAGGGAGACACGAACGGAGGTCTTCATGCCCACGATCACTAGCACCCCGCCTCAGAGCGTTCAGGGCGATCTCGATGCCCTGTCAGACGCCCTCGACGCTCAGATCCCGGCGCAGATCGATGACAATCTGCTCATTGCGACCTGGAACATTCGGTCCTTCGGTAGTCTGACCAGGAAATGGACCGCGGCCGCTGGCGATAGTCCGAAGCGAGACCTACGCGGCCTGCGCGCAATCATTGAGATCATCTCCCGCTTTGACGTTGTCGCAGTTCAGGAGGTCACAGGCGACCTCAGATCGCTCCGCGACATGATGAAGTTCTTCGGTCCGGCCTGGTCGTTCCTAATGACTGACATCACTCTCGGAGATGATGGTCACAGCGAGCGAATGGCATTCGTCTTCAATCGAGACCGCGTGCAGCCCTCCGGCCTCGCTGCCGAACTTGTCGTTCCTCCTGAACAGCTTGGCATCGGAGAAGATGCTCTGCAGCAACAGTTCGCGAGAACACCCTACGCAGTCAGCTTCCGAGCAGGTGAAACGACCTTCATCCTGGTAGCCCTTCACGTCACGTACGGCGATGCCCCAGAGGATCGCGTTCCAGAACTCAAAGCAATCGCCAAGTGGATGAACGATTGGGCGCGTCGAAGCACGAAGTGGCACCACAACCTTCTCGTGTTGGGCGACTTCAATATCGACAGAAGTGGTGATCCACTCTGGGAGGCCTTTTCGTCAACCGGGCTGACAGTCCCAGATGCTCTTAACGATGTTCCGAGGAGCATCTACGACGATCCAGGTGACCCGTCTGACAACGCCTTCTACGATCAAATTGCTTGGTTCACCACGGGAAGCGGAAAGCGGCGGCTCGATATC contains:
- a CDS encoding RNA-binding protein; this translates as MKKIYVGNLSWSATEADLRDLFGAYGEVQSAAVVTDRETGRSRGFGFVEMAQADAEKAISELDGQDHQGRALRVNEAQQKERGGGGGGGGGGGRGRY
- a CDS encoding GNAT family N-acetyltransferase; the protein is MDDLLIRLMEPIESAGVINVWRRSRWDALRWLEERMNHSPEDDAAFFEHTVARENQVWIADCGGLIVGMMALSDSVISHLFIDPDWQGRGVGSALLDRAKELFPYGLSLFTHQRNTRAQDFYERHGFVVTRRGISPPPESEPDLLYEYRPAHAEPGDDRG
- a CDS encoding endonuclease/exonuclease/phosphatase family protein — encoded protein: MPTITSTPPQSVQGDLDALSDALDAQIPAQIDDNLLIATWNIRSFGSLTRKWTAAAGDSPKRDLRGLRAIIEIISRFDVVAVQEVTGDLRSLRDMMKFFGPAWSFLMTDITLGDDGHSERMAFVFNRDRVQPSGLAAELVVPPEQLGIGEDALQQQFARTPYAVSFRAGETTFILVALHVTYGDAPEDRVPELKAIAKWMNDWARRSTKWHHNLLVLGDFNIDRSGDPLWEAFSSTGLTVPDALNDVPRSIYDDPGDPSDNAFYDQIAWFTTGSGKRRLDIDFVSAGGFDFRDLVYRNQSLTNSSLSFRMSDHFPLWVEFHR
- a CDS encoding alpha/beta hydrolase, whose product is MKSLRIWACLLVFAVLGPGPSSVDAGPEAKGVAPTSETVMLLHGLGRSDRAMRAMENRLTTEGFDVENLRYPSTRLGPEEIVELVDREIDSCCRESARLHFVTHSLGGIVVRAYLATNRPKNLGRVVMLSPPNQGSELVDKFDGRIFRWMVGETGSDLGTDPNSLPNRLPPVDFPLGVIAGTASLNPIGSVLIPGDDDGTVAVARMRVAGMADFLLVRHSHTFIMQAPSVAAQAIRFLRFGHFDHETPQGEGR